The [Flavobacterium] thermophilum genome has a segment encoding these proteins:
- a CDS encoding oxalate/formate antiporter family transporter gives MKNRWLIALSAVGIHISIGSVYAWSNFTNPLKQLFGWFDQEVALTFSIAILFLTRGAS, from the coding sequence TTGGCTCATTGCGTTATCGGCTGTCGGCATTCATATTTCGATTGGGTCTGTTTATGCGTGGAGCAATTTCACCAATCCGTTAAAACAATTGTTTGGATGGTTCGATCAGGAAGTGGCGCTCACGTTCAGCATTGCCATCTTATTTTTAACCCGTGGTGCTAGTTGA